CTCACCTGCAGAGTGTCAGGGGagttccctctgcctcccagggtgccctgagcactcactgtcacctggctatTACCACAGCTCCCCTCACACGACCAGGTGGGATGGGCACAAAGCTGAAGGccatcttgtgctccctggaccctgctcacctgggaggTCCGCACCCCAGGGTGACAACCCTCCGTGACCAGATGAGGAGCCTGAGGCCTCAGAGGGGCAGTGATGGGCTcaggaggccctggggaggggctgaCCTTGCTCAGCCAtaggccccacccctgctgccagcccagtgccagccccagccccagccctcaccaggagcctgtcctctgggtcctcactggatgtcAGACCCCtagtcaagtggagccagggagggagacaaacAGGACACCTTGGGGGCCAGGCGGAGCCTACTTCTCCCATCAGCTGTCCCCTCTCACCATGCACACCTCGAGTCAGCACCCAAGGTTGGGCCACAGCACGGCAGAGGGCTTGCCCCAAGGATCCCCTCCCTCCAGACCTCTAGCCTCCATTTACCTTGAGGAGCCACTTCTGGTTGAGCCACTTCTCTTTGATAAGCCTTTTGTGTATCCTGGAGCTCTTCctaaggggaggagagaggagggagacatGTGGCCAACAGGTGGAGGCTTTGGGGGTGTTGGACCCCTTTTCCAGtagcctgcatgaggctttccaCCATGGCTCTTAGCCCTGGGGAATCTGAGGCCTGCAGTTCTCCTGGGGGCGGATCTGCTTTGGGACAGGtggctgtccttggggcagagacctcctgctgcagaacacATGCTGCACATCTCCCAttggcttcaacccacacctgatGAAGAAACCCGATTCCTGAGGGGGAACCGCTGGCCTAACCCACGGGGGCTCTGAGAGCCCGCCATCCTGTAAGCCCCTGTCCCCAGGGTCTGCCGCCTCCCAGGAGGCTCCCAGCCGactgaggggacactgccagacctaggGGTGGTGTCTCAGGTCCACTCAGGTGACCTGGTCCCAGTGACAGGACTACCTACCAGGAAACACGTCCCCAGGTGCATTGCAGACGACTGAtggcagggctctgcagggccaaGAGAATGGCGTGGAGGGACGCAAAATTCTCGAGGTCCAGACACTCCtgtgagggaagacagagctgagaacgTGGCCTGCTTCTGCGCTTCTGTCCCCCTATGAACTCCTGCCCTTAGGgagacagacacccagggagcccagcacacccagGACCtgttgagcagccctcctgggtggaggactgtatctcaacccaaggaaggggccagggatggctgtcccacccccggggcctgcgagtccaggtcatcatgctcctggcaggaggggcccagggaccggGCAGGGTCAGACTGTAGGACTCCATCCTGAGAGTTGGCCAAGGAGGGGAGCAGGTCCCAAGATGCAGGATGGACCCTGGGGGCTGTCCCACGGCACACCTtggccacctggatccagaaCTCTACCACTCGGGCCCTGTCCCGCGCCGTCATGCCtggggccctgaggcaggagcagatgACCACGTTGGCTACGTCATTGAATTCTTTTATGATCTTATTGACGGCGGGGGCCAGGTGCTCAACGTTTCCGTTGTATGACTGGCTCCTGCAGCGGGTCTTGCGGTCGGCCACTGCCACCTTGGTGAACAGTTCCTGGGGATGGCAAAGGGGGGTCGTTTAGCTGTGTCCACGGTGCCCCTGGGCCCAGGCGGTTaccagtcagagctggagcccaggccaCTGAGGATGTGGTGTGAGCCTTATGGCAGTCCAGGCTTCGGACTCCATCCACTGAGGCACCCAGGAATGGATGCACTggaccccacagtggtggggaacagagaGAGGGGCTCACTGAGAACAGGCatcctccctcacctcctccctgcagcacaaggcagctcagGCCTGCacgtcctggggcatctgcctccctttCTGTCACCCTGTGGATCCCGCtacccactcaggtgcagttaCCCCCAAAACAACTCCAACCGAGcctttgttgttgtctgtcaggtacatggcaggggcctctgaagtgtggaggctgtggaggcctggCAGTCCAACGGCCTgaggacctaaggccctggcagcacctctcTGAGCACCCCTCTACTAAactgcccctcccaccccagccaggccctgcccaccttccctctgcttTCTCATTGGTGTGCAAGGATCCCTAAgtgccagccctactgtccctgtggtcagtgaaggcttgggggtgaggagagttTCTCAGGGCACATGGTGGGAAGGTGGCACATCGGCCCAGATCACAGGAGTGCACATCGGAacagcaggtctggggcagcccatgCCACAGAGAAGGCCCACCCCAACTTCGATCCCGCTCCACTCACTGCATACATCAGagtcagctgctcggccaccagaCGGGGGGGGAATGCCGGGAGGATGGACTCTGGAGCTGGCTCTGGCTTTGCCAGGCCCGGTGCCATTCCAGCAGGTGCCCTGGGCCCCGTGcccgagggctcatggggctcaaGCTCAGGGCTCAGCGTTGGGGCTGAGGGCGCTGCTGGGATGTCCtctggctctgcaggggctgaagcaggtgacaccggccgtagctccagcacaggggtctcagggagctcctgaacTGGCTCTAGCCATGAAGCCggccctccctgtgtctctggagccagctgcgtctgccgtggttctggagcagggaggacacagagaaagggtcaccccggggctgattcccCTGCACCTTACAATGACAGAAAAGCCCTCACTGTGTTGAAGGCAACCCCGGttcgggaagcccaccctagacggttccctggctgcagcccctcaccttccagctctgccacagtGGGCCCCAGGTGCTTCTTCTCGACCAAGTGGTGGAGGGCTTGGCCCTCTGGGATGGATGAAAGCTGGCTGCCATGGAGGATGCTGGTCACATCATCGGGCTCCCAGGCATGGCGCCTAGCCGGTCTCATcccagggctgggggaaggcctgggggtggaagagtgagaagcctggtcttcccagccacactgccctcccggcccacccttgtgtgggcctggccactgtgcattcccctgcctgtccaaGCAACTgctcctcccccttcctgaccctgcgtgtcctgggaccccatcctttcCCATCCTCCcaaataggaagtccccagtcatcAGCCCGCCTGTGGGAATCCAAAGATTGGTCACCTGCTGGGTTCTgaaggctcatggggctccaccTCGGGGCCCGAGACCACTCCCGGTATGTCCCAGATGCTCGccgcacaggggctggtgggctctggaCCTGGCGCTGGCTCTGCCAGGCCCGGTGCCATTCCAGCAGGTGCTCCGGGCCCCAgggctgaagcaggtgacaccggctgtagctccagcacaggggtctctcGTGCTGTCCTCATTCTCCATTTCTTATTTCCACGGAGAGTTGACTCCTCTTCATGCTGAAGGGGGCAGGGGGCCTATCGTCAGCGGGAAACCCGGgaaccaccaggacgagggaggtttgcaacTCACCCGAGAGTCCCCAGCCCTCTGGGGTGTGATcaaggagagggaaggggtgcCCCCAGGGAatgaggttccaggccctctggagtgggacTGTCGACCACTCtcgtggggaagccctgggagggccctggcaggttgccaggtttggaacggggtcctgggtgtagacagcctgccccaggtctagggagatggaggaggtgaatccatccaccagctcctccacgctccccagggtggagctccgAGAAGCTAGTGCCTAGTAGCTTGGGAGGTGCCACCCGGGGCTGCCTGGACCTCCCCTCAGGGAAATGTGGGCCTCATTCCCTGCCCCTGACATCAGGCACACAGGGCCATGTGCATAGGACTCGTccctgagggaaggagaggacaccccctgGGCTCAGGACTAACACGtgggtggaagtacctggtcccaacactcacctccacgtcctgaatGATGAGAGCAGAGGTGTGACACTGACTGCCCCACCAGGGGGCCACCACCTCACAACATGCTGCCACCCAGGAGTGgcgcccctcctccccagccttcagTCCTGCCCATAccccacacccaccacacacacacacacagaaggggCCGGGGGGAAGGTCATCCCGGGATGGGTCACACTtggggcctggccctggagtggcccgctctgggctgccctgtgttacctcggggttCCTTGGCCAACACGGACAGAGGCGTTGGAGGTGGTCTCTGagccaacgcccacagcgagcaggaagacCGTCCCTGTTTGCTTCCCTAACTTCCATGCCTTCAGAAGGCTGTGCACAACAAGACCgtatgttgctctgtcgagcgtctctggtcaagtgagcaggactggggtctgtgACCAGGAACTGGGCACCaggtcacaattcaggttctactgggcgtgtcacCAGCGACATCACTTCCTGAAGGTTCCATTTCGTGGgtccctccctgcattcagactcatccacatgcccctctgggctgccgACCCACCGCCCATCCTCCTGGACCCCTTGCCGTGCATGACTACAcagatctccaccagagccctcccctcgctctttggcaatgtccttagggtcccagctctgaggagacagatGAGCTCAGACCtctttttctcaccagttccctgtcctgctgaacCCACAGTGCCTCCCAGGAGCTACCCAAtgtcccaacctgcacaggcagggtcatgCCAGACATTTCTCCCTAGGGACATCCTCAGGGATATATGGATGACACCTCCAACTCCTCCTGGGAGCTGGTGTCATGTGTGTCTGCACACAGGCTCAGAGATGGAAcaatgccaaccaggcttggcatgggGCGTGGAACACCATGCAAGTCAGGCCCGGGTTCGGGCCATGAGATCTTGAGCAAGTCATCCCCCCTCTAGGCcattttcaggtgtgcaccttgaaggggtgGCAATGACAGGAGACCCGGGTGTTGTCATCTACTCCCAAGGCATCCACCTTGCAGAGGTCTCCGTTCTATGAGGACCATACCCGAGGGCCTCCCGTTGACATATGTGGTGGGCAGCCTTGTATGGTGAACCCAGTAATCCCTCCTAGGAAGCACATACCCTGCTACCACTGCGTGGTGTGAACAGCACAGCCAAGGGGATGTGCTGTCACAGCCACATTGCATGAAAAGCAGTCACTTCCCCACTTTTCATGCTTTCTGTACAAAAGGGTCCTGACACTGCCCAGGGCAGTGAGCTTGGTAGCCCATATCAGTGTGTATGTGTCACGGCTTCTACGCACATATTCTATTTTTCAGACATAAGGCAGTGGGGTTTGGATGCAGCAAGAAAATGGATACGTTCATCCATTTTGTTCACGGTGTGACATATTTACGGAACAAATGTCATGGTTAAGATCACAGAATAGGGAGCTACTAGCTCATTTTCAACATCCAGCTTTAACCACTTGGTAGGCATTTGACTGCGGGCAAGTCACCGACCTTGGTAGCAcagtttctccacctgtcccTTGGCCGTCATCGTAGGATCTTGATTATGTGAGGTCACAGAGAGCATTGAAGGCGTTACCCTGGGAAGAAGGCTTGGAAGGCCTGGCACATCACAAGTGCTTCATCTAGTTAGTATAAATCTATTGTTACATTCCTCTAACCTGTCTGTAAGCTCCAGAGGGCACAGAGCTAAGGGAGTcaatgcagaatttccagaacctcccacctagccttagtccatttacagaTCAGTGGTTGTAACTAGTGCAGGGCCTTGCAACCTCCGGGATAAGGGGTGGAAaggaaatggccattctctccttccGTCCATTCCTGGTATGAactggtctggcatctgccaagCACCAAGGACCCACTCACGGAGTTCCTGCTAGAAGGGGTGGGTAGGGGAAGGGGAGCACCATCCGCGGCTGGACTAGATGGGTGGTGCTGAGCCTGGCTAGCGACTGTAAGagataaaagcctttctcccttcctgccctttcccttgactgatttcggttttgcAGTCTCATAGGGTGACTTGCCCTAGCCTGGGAATATCTTTCCCTCCAAGGCTATatctggcatagttggcaggatctgGTGAACCTGAAATCGGTCCTCATGGTTCCCTGTTGGTGCAGACTGCTTGTTTAGATGGTGTGGAGATACTCAGTCCCCTAGAGGTGGTGGGGATACATCTGGGGACCCCCCTAGGGGTGGCAGGGATTCACCAGGGGATTCCCCTGTTTATGGCGAGGCTTCACCTGGAGATCCCACACTGGGGATGGTGTCTGCGGGAAAGTGCCTCCTGGAGGAGTGGGCCTCTCCCCAGGAACTGGGAAAAATGGGGGCACTGGAGTCAGCCCCGTGTAAAATCAGGGACTCGGGAACTGAGTGGCCATGAGGTGGCAGGAAAAGTTGGGTGGTTGCTTCTTGCAGCGTTAGAAAGGGTTGCTAATGAGAGAAATGTCCTCCAGTGGCAAGCGTCCAGGAAGACGAGTTGTGGGGTGGtctgagaagggaaagaaaacaggtCCCACTGCTGAGACACACTGGTGGCACAAGACGGGACAGCACAAAAACGGGAGGTAGATAGCCCATGGGGGTGGTGAAGGAAggggtggtgccttcagccctggagacagCAGAGGAGATGGCAGGGTAGAGAGGTGCAGGGGACAATGGCGGGGTGGGGCCTAGGACAGAGCTGTTGCTGAGCCTGCTGCCTGAGGTACCAACCCTCCCATATTGAAGGCCTGCCCGATTTGTTACACAAATAAAGATGCAGGAACTGCGGGTTCCTCGCTGAGTGGAGCAGACCCCACCCCACTGCCGAGCACTCCACGCTCCGCGACTATACCCAGGCCGAGCTGGAGCCTCTGcgtacatggcttttgcatctttgggGTTTAGGAGTAGAGGGCATTGTTCCGTCTGGGTCAGAAATGAATAaagtggcttccctgatgactcacccatCTCTCTGGCAGAGGATACAAAATGCCTGTGAGCACCAGGGAATGATGTACTTTTGGATTGCCTGACTGCAGCCCtaagggcagtttggcctaatcaggttGAGTTGCCATATATCCCTGCTAGTTGGAAAACATGTGCAGCACTCCAGCAGGTGCTGGGGAGCTGGGCATGGAAAGTGTCAGCTGTTATGTGGACCGACAGGGCCCctgtgaggagttgttcaccacgGGGATGaggaatctggtgctccatacagctcctccATCCTTCTCTGGGTCCCTAGTGTCTGTTCTTGCTCCTCCACATAGGAAAACCCGTAAGTGAGGTCACTCCTGCTTCTCAGATCTGGGGAAGGCTGAAATCAGAAGAGCTCAGAAGGAAGTATGCTCTGCGGCTGAAAGAAGAGGTTtacagggccctgtgaaggtctcgaggacccagattttgggttgatttgataaaggcgggGGCAGTGAAAGAAACTCCATGGAGAGCCTAGTAGAATCTTCCTAGAACTGTGGCACCTATTAAAGCCAAAGCAGCGGTCCAAGCCGCTGAGGTACAAGAcacggaagccagaggcaaagcctgtCCTCTGGCCCATGTGCCTGCAGGACTTCCAGGGTCCTTGACTCCACAGGAGGGTGATTGGGGATTGCGGTTTGACTGGGGGAGGATGTCAAGGCCTCCACCTTGTGGGCGTGGtgaggactggaggccacatgacATATACAGTTAGCAATtcactggtccccagtgaatgtacaatgtgttctGGCACTGGTGGAGTccggagctgaatgttctctgatttatggtaaccctgagtggcttcctgggacccccactgtgaTAGATGCTATGGGagtaaggcagttagagtgaagaaagcccaaaataCATTGGGAatggggcatttacccccaaagcaGTACGCTGTGTATATTTCTccaatccctgaatatatttagGGTTGGAtaccctgcagggcctgtggttacagaccactgcaggtgagttccgACTGAGGATttgtgtggtaaaggcagctcGGAGGGGACGTGCTAAGCACTCGCCCATAGCTCTGTCTGTACCTCGGCAAGTGAGAAATACTAAGCAGTATGTATTGCCAGGGGGCACAAAGAAAtcggagaaactctacaggaccTGGAGACGGTGGGCATCCTAAAGTGCGCTCATAGTCCTTTTACTTCCCCGGTGTGACACATCATGTTGAgggccttgctaatgctttcttctctattgacgtaACACAGgagagccaggaacagtttgccttcatgtgggaagggtGGCCGAGGATGTTCGCTGTCTATCTGCAGGGACACCCCTGCAGTTCCAACAtatgtcacggacttgtagcccaggagttggcagcatgggagaaactgccaacagtgcACCTGTATCATCatattgatgacattatgctcacatctgattctcttccaGATCTACAAGGTGCAGCACCCGGAGTGCTGcagcatctacaggagaaaggatgacaGGAGGGACAGAAGTTGGGGCCAGCTATCACTTTCTGCCTGGCCTCCTGGTTGGCTGCTGGTGGCAGAGGGATCTGTGATGTAAgcccggggagaggaaatcccagggcaaaatacctttaacaacagaaatcagtcaaaggaagaaataaagtttaaaattcatttattgcttataaactgaAGTCtgtggccttctctctttcctgctccagcagaagcaaaagcaGCCCTCCCCGTCTCCTCTCAGGTACAGCccataagccctccattgcccaggtgaTTACCCattggtatggagatgaacttctccccacccctgaggaatgatacaaatgcactaaagccatacttctttccacctctgattgtctattgatatggagatgtaccaaaaccaggtgagatatcctggaaatattacaattttacccactcaTGAGCACTGGTGGAAGATTCCATAAAGGTCCAGGCAGAGATGGCCTGCGAGCAGATGAAAATGTAGAGTCAAAGGAGGGCTATCTGGAAATAAGTGGAAGAATCTAAGAAGGGAGGGACTTGGTTGCACAAAGACTACACCAGGCAGTAATCATAGAGATATTCTGAGGCCTTAAGGGGAGGCCAGAAGAGGAGACCAGAGCTGCCTATTCTGGCCCCAGAGGGGAGTTGGGGCTAAGCGGCAGCTGTGGAGCTGGATTTCAGTCAACCTGAGTAGCTTTTCCTACAGCTGGAACTGGGGGGGAAATGGAAAGTCCAGGGACAAGGGGCGTTGACTCATGGCGTCAGGAAGGGGAGTTCCCTTCCAGGCAAAACGCACCCCTTACGGCCCCAGCAAAGCTGCTTTCCTTTCCTGCCCCAACCCTCCCTTTATCAGAACCCCCACCTTCCAGGCAGCTGGCTAAGCAACCCATTAAGGCCAGCTTCCTAACTCATCAGTGAAACCTTCTGTTCCatgggttcttgttcatggagtcaaagaatgaacttggcCCCAAAGAAACACTCAGAgtaggagagcaagggagaggcttttatttagagattaagCTTGAGGACAGAGCTGGTTCACgctgggaggggacaagagagtccagggtggtgcattttgtaggggatttataggcggttgagagacaaagggctagggatgcagacctgctaagtggtcccaaaatgtttatctttgaggaGACActagtttcttatcagtcttctgccaaattagcttaacacaggaaatttactgctctgattctctcaggatagcagcttcttggtctcGAGCATATCATCCAAGACTGCCTGCTCTCCTTTCAAGGTGGGTGAGTTATCGTCTGTCTGTTAAAGAGTATATTAAGAAACTTCCTTTTAAcatcttgggttttaaaatgcaatcttatatttaagatggaatccttcttgTTTTAACTACATGAATGACTGGGCTTGTTTGCTGAAATcagttgcccaggttgcaaattatttcattagggctggaggaggaaaagcagcatctgagtAAAGTTAAAAACATAAGCTGGGTCTTTCAGCAGGCTCAAGTAAATCTCACCATAGTATGACTTGACTGACACAATGAAGacttgggctatgctgaggtattttcttatctgggggatattcaaacattctaggccaagttactcctggctttttaattttaactcatttcactgaagaatgcctataTTCTGTTAGATATTTTTACCTTAAAGAATTAATTTGACTGGttttgcttaatgtttaacattcgTAGGgatttctttgcacattgttacattgttctgactgtgattaacctgctttgcttttttaccagaggccctcaccctcctCTATCTAAAGCCACAGCCCCTGCCTGTCTTACTTCCATCCCAAGTATTTGCAGAGATGAGGCAGAATTCGTTCATTTGAACAAATCCTCTTGGTGACAGTTGCACAGGGAAAATTTCCACTTTGCATACCACTCCCCACCCACCAGGCCTGCTCTGGAGGGTAATTTAGTAG
This is a stretch of genomic DNA from Manis pentadactyla isolate mManPen7 chromosome 7, mManPen7.hap1, whole genome shotgun sequence. It encodes these proteins:
- the LOC118909962 gene encoding ral-GDS-related protein-like, with the protein product MGQTVPHRPHRQGRRELGREAAPAAADRWRVLSGTHFRDEGDSDRPACWKHEEESTLRGNKKWRMRTARETPVLELQPVSPASALGPGAPAGMAPGLAEPAPGPEPTSPCAASIWDIPGVVSGPEVEPHEPSEPSRPSPSPGMRPARRHAWEPDDVTSILHGSQLSSIPEGQALHHLVEKKHLGPTVAELEEPRQTQLAPETQGGPASWLEPVQELPETPVLELRPVSPASAPAEPEDIPAAPSAPTLSPELEPHEPSGTGPRAPAGMAPGLAKPEPAPESILPAFPPRLVAEQLTLMYAELFTKVAVADRKTRCRSQSYNGNVEHLAPAVNKIIKEFNDVANVVICSCLRAPGMTARDRARVVEFWIQVAKECLDLENFASLHAILLALQSPAISRLQCTWGRVSWKSSRIHKRLIKEKWLNQKWLLKEATSMVTQQHRFLQGSEDRQEESTIIRERLIDKYVAMTRHLEPEEHFRAFFQAVEPLDEEESYTLSCQLEPPGQRAGRKGLLFFRSRNI